Proteins from one Embleya scabrispora genomic window:
- a CDS encoding NAD(P)H-binding protein → MTTNEQHLANTAGTDYTTTLVVGGTGKTGRRIAAKLIERGRTVRLGSRSAPIPFDWTDRTTWAPALRDVEKVYISYQPDIATPGGADTVGAFADLAAESGVRHLVLLSGRGEPEAQDAEARVRASGAHWTVVRASFFAQNFDEGEFLGPLLEGELALPVGAVGEPFIDVEDIADVAVAALTEDGHTGQVYEVTGPRLLTFADAVAEIARASGREIGYVQVPLEAYCAALTEHGVPAEVVDLLAFLFGEVLDGRNAHVADGVRRALGRDPRDFSDYVRDAAARGVWKV, encoded by the coding sequence ATGACGACGAACGAGCAGCACCTCGCGAACACCGCCGGCACCGACTACACCACCACGCTGGTGGTGGGCGGAACCGGCAAGACCGGCCGCCGGATCGCCGCCAAACTGATCGAGCGGGGCCGCACGGTCCGCCTCGGTTCGCGCTCCGCGCCGATCCCCTTCGACTGGACCGACCGCACCACGTGGGCCCCGGCGCTGCGCGACGTCGAGAAGGTGTACATCTCCTACCAGCCGGACATCGCCACCCCCGGCGGCGCGGACACGGTCGGCGCGTTCGCCGACCTCGCGGCCGAAAGCGGCGTGCGGCACCTGGTCCTGCTGTCCGGCCGGGGCGAGCCCGAGGCGCAGGACGCCGAGGCCCGGGTGCGTGCCTCCGGCGCCCACTGGACCGTCGTGCGGGCCTCCTTCTTCGCCCAGAACTTCGACGAGGGCGAGTTCCTCGGCCCGCTCCTGGAGGGCGAGTTGGCGCTGCCCGTGGGAGCGGTGGGCGAGCCGTTCATCGACGTGGAGGACATCGCCGACGTCGCGGTCGCCGCGCTCACCGAGGACGGGCACACCGGGCAGGTGTACGAGGTGACCGGGCCGCGACTGCTGACCTTCGCCGACGCGGTGGCCGAGATCGCCCGCGCGTCCGGCCGCGAGATCGGCTATGTCCAGGTGCCCCTGGAGGCGTACTGCGCGGCGCTGACCGAGCACGGGGTTCCCGCCGAGGTCGTCGACCTCCTCGCCTTCCTGTTCGGCGAGGTCCTCGACGGACGCAACGCGCACGTCGCCGACGGGGTGCGCCGCGCGCTCGGCCGCGACCCCCGCGACTTCTCCGACTACGTGCGCGACGCCGCCGCCCGCGGTGTCTGGAAGGTGTGA
- a CDS encoding DUF1772 domain-containing protein codes for MSGPLFVLTLVTAVGCATMGGVFYGFSSFVMAGLGRLPANQGAAAMRALNVEAPKPPLMIGLLGTSLLCAGLGVTALVSWDGAYSGYLIAGALCYLIGPLGLTAGYHVPRNDALDRVEPNSRAEERLWATFSTEWTRANHLRALGGIAAAVCLILSLTR; via the coding sequence ATGAGCGGCCCCCTGTTCGTCCTGACCCTGGTCACGGCCGTCGGCTGCGCCACGATGGGCGGAGTCTTCTACGGCTTCTCCTCCTTCGTGATGGCCGGTCTGGGCCGGCTCCCGGCGAACCAGGGGGCCGCGGCCATGCGTGCGCTCAACGTCGAGGCCCCGAAGCCGCCCCTGATGATCGGCCTGCTGGGCACCTCCCTGCTCTGCGCGGGTCTGGGCGTGACCGCGCTCGTCTCCTGGGACGGGGCGTACTCCGGCTACCTGATCGCCGGCGCGCTGTGCTACCTGATCGGCCCGCTCGGGCTGACCGCCGGCTACCACGTGCCGCGCAACGACGCGCTGGACCGGGTCGAGCCGAACTCGCGGGCGGAGGAGCGCCTTTGGGCCACGTTCTCGACCGAGTGGACCCGGGCGAACCACCTGCGCGCACTGGGCGGCATCGCCGCCGCGGTCTGTCTGATCCTGTCCCTCACCCGCTGA